TCAGTAACAAACCGTACATTCTGGCAGAGGCTGACCGGCAACGGTAACGGCTTCAAGCTATCGACGCCGGCAAAGATAGGGCTTTACCTGGGAGGATTCGCAGTCCTCATGTTGGTGGTTGTCGTCCTGTACCAGGGTGTTCCCGCCGGGCAGGACCCCGGCGCAGTGATTGACTACCCGAAGGACTGGAGTTACGGATGGGACGTAATCAAGTTCATCGACCGCGTCGTGGACTGGATAATCATCGAAGGAGACGCCTTCTTCTCCGCAATCAACCTGATAGTGCTGCGCGGAGTACTGCTGCCCCTGGAGGACTTCTTTATGTGGCTCCCCTGGTGGTCCGTCATTGTGATAACGGGAGTCCTTGCCTGGCGTACGTCCGGCGCCAGGATTGGTGTAATGGCTGCTATATTCCTAGCGATAATGACCATTATGGGGATGCTTGACCGGGGTTCCGAGACCCTGGCCATTACGCTCACCTCAACCGCTATTTGCATTATCTTCGGACTACCAATGGGAATCCTTGCCGCCAGGAGCGACCGCTTTGATGGGTTGCTGCGACCCATCCTTGACATGATGCAGACCATGCCCAGCTTCGTCTATCTCATTCCGGCCCTGATGCTCTTCGGCCTGGGGAGTGTACCGGCGGTAATGGCCACTTGTATCTACGCCATACCGCCAGTTATCCGCCTCACCAACCTGGGAATACGGCAGGTCGATGCCCAGGTAGTGGAGGCCGCCCGGTCATTTGGTACCACGCCTTCCCAGTTACTCACCAAGGTGCAGGTGCCCATGGCACTACCCACAATCCTGGCCGGCATGAACCAGACTATCATGATGGCACTTGCAATGGTGGTGCTTGCCTCCATGATTGGGGCCGGCGGACTGGGAGCGGAGATTCTCCTCGGTATCGCTCGATTAGAGGTCGGTCGGGGAGTGCTGGCGGGAATCAGTATCGTCTTCATGGCCATCATACTGGACAGAATCACCCAGGGCTTCGCCTCAAGACCGCAGACCAGACGCGCTACGTAGAATCATGCTGCTTGGAGCAAGTAAAACAACCACGGAAGGAGGTGGTAGCACAGGAGTGAAGCGCAACACTTCTTACCGACTGAGTAACGAATACGCGACAAGAGACAAGTACAAAGAAGGAGGATACCTGATATGCATTTTATAAATTACCGACGCACCAAGTGGCTGATGCTGCTGGTAGCAGTGGCGATGACAGTCACGTTGTTTGCCGGCTGTACGGGTGAGGAGGAGAAACCCACACTTACACTCTTCGACGGTTCCTGGGGTTCTCTCTGGCTTGAGAACGCCATAGCCAAGATTATCATTGAGGAAGGCTACGGCTACCCGTGCGAAGTAATCACGGTGTCCAGTGATGTGATGAATGCAACACATCCCAAGGGCGACCTTCTCATAAATATGGAGCAGTGGCCCCAAAACAACCCCGAGTGGTACCAGGGCAATCTCGCTGACGGGACCCTGTTGGAACTCGGTGTAGTACTGGAGGGTGGCCCCCAGTTCTGGTGCATACCACAGTGGGTCCATGAGGAATACGGAATTGACACCGTCTTAGATATGAAGGACCACTGGGAGCTCTTCCCTGACCCCGAGGACTCCTCCAAGGGGATGTTCATCAACTGCAAGGTCGGCTGGAACTGCGAGAGGATTAACGTTTTCAAGTTCGAGGCCTACGGGCTGGGCGAGTACTACAACATTATAAGCCCGGGTACTGCCGGTGCGGAGGCCGCCGCCATGGCCGGCCCACAGAAGAAAGGCGACCCGGTCTTCGGCTACTACTGGGCACCCACCGACCTGATGGGCATGTTCGACTGGTACATCCTCGAGGAGCCGGCGTACGATGCCGACGTCTGGGCCAAGATTGCCGCCAAGATGGAAAACCCTGACCTCGCGGCACTGACCGAGGCGTGCGCCTACGAGAGCGTGCCGCTGACCATCACGGTGCACAAGGACCTGCTGGATATGGCCCCCGATGTGGTCACCATGCTGAGGAACTTCACCGTGGGCCTGGACCGCTGTAACAAGTCCCTGGCCTTTCAGATGGAGAACGAGATAGACGAGTGGGAAACAGTGGCAGTCTGGTGGATGAGAGAGTACGATAGCCACTGGAAGAGCTGGGTCCCCACGAGTGCCTACACCGAGATAAAGGCATTCCTGGACGACTTCGGCCCGGTACCCTAACCAAGCGTACCTCACTGGGACACCGGAGTAGCATTAACAGCAACACCCAGTGTCAAACGAAAGCCCCCTGCCGGAGAACTCCGCGCAGGGGGCAATTCTTTGTTACTTCAACACAACAGTATGCGGGGCTTTATTTCAACTGGTCACGTGTGTAGTCGAGGACACGCCGGGCCACTATCAGCATGTTTATCTGGCCGGTGCCTTCGAAGATATCGTTTATCTTGCCGTCCCGCATCCACTTCTCCAGCAGGTACTTGCGGGAATAGCCCAGCGGCCCCATCATCTCGACCGCTTTCTGCGTTATCCTGGTAACTACCAGCCCCGCCTTGGCCTTGGCCATCGATGCTTCCAGACTGTTGGCCTGGAACTGGCTCATCATCCACACGGCGCGCAGCATCAGCATGTGGGCTGCCTTGTAGCCCGCCTCCATGTCCATGATATCGCGCTCAATGGCGGTCAGCTTGTGACGCGGTGCTCCGTAACGTATCTGAATACCTTCCTTCTCCAGGGCTTCCTTGATGAAGTCCAGGGCGGCACGCCCAACTCCTAACGCCATCGCGGCGATTATCGGCCGGGTGGCGTCAAAGGTGGCCATTGCCCGCTTGAACCCCGCCGTCTGACCGCTATCCACCTTCCTGACCTCGGGGCTGCCCAGTATGTTCTCGTAGGGGATGCGGCAATTGTCCAGGATGAGAGTGGCAGTATCGCTGGCTCGGATTCCGAGCTTGTTTTCCACCTTCTCAATACGTGCCCCCGGCGTACCGGCCTCGACGACGAACGACTTCATGCCGGCCCGCCCCGCAGTTTTGTCAACTGTTGCCCAGACAACCACGAGACCATCAGACTCATCCATAGCACGCTGGCCGCCGGTGATGAATATTTTCTCGCCGTTCAGCACCCATTCGTCACCGTCCAGCACGGCGGTCGTCTGGATGGCAGAGGTATCCGAGCCGCAACCGGACTCGGTCATCGCCATCCCGCCCCACTTCGGCTCACCCTCACTGTATCGCTTCAGGAAACGCTGCTGCTGTTCCTGGGTGCCGGTCATCAGGATGGCGGCACCTCCCAGACCCGAACCCGGGGCCACCAGCATCAGGCCGGCGTCACCCCAGCAGGTCTCCTCTATCCGCAGCGCAGCGCCAACGCCCAGGCCGAGCATTCCACCGCCACCACTTCTCTGCTGTGCCCACTGCTGCTCGATAAAGTCTTTAGGGCTTTCGTGCTCGTGCTCATCGTAGTAACGGGCAATCGGGCGTAGAAGCTCTTCGGCCTCTTTGTGGGCTGCTGCTATTGTCGCTTCTTCTTCAGGAGTCAATTCAAATTCAATCATTGCTCGATACCTCCTGCTATCACTTTGATGATCTATCAGGGTGTTGAAAAACCTTTTCGACCAATCCCCGTGCGGCCCATCTGGGCCGCCTTCCCCTTCCTGGCCAAAAAGGGGAAAAATATTATATCTGGGGGACACCCCCAGACCCCTGCCAGAGGGAGCGCCTCTCAGAAGGGGCAAAGCCCCTCTGAACTCCTCTTTTCAGCACCCTGCTATACAATGGCCATGCCGTTGAAGGTGGCAAATCCCCGCCCGTTCCTCAGCCAGAGCTCCACCGGGTGGTCACGGATGTAACCGTGCCCACCGAGTATCTGAACGGCACGGTCAGTGACGGTCAGCACCATTTCATCAGCATATGATTTCAGCAGGGAAGCCTCTTTGGTGGCATCTTCACCACGGTCCAGCTTCCAGGTAGCTTCCCAGGTCATAAGTCTGGTAGCATCAATCTCGATGGCCATCTCGGCCAGCATAAAGGCTATCGTCTGGCGTGAGGCAATCGGCTCACCGAAGGCGCTACGTTCTTTGGCATAGTCACGGGCATACTCAAAAGCACCGCGGGCCACTCCCACCGCCATCGCTGAGAGGGCCACCCGTGAGTAGTTTAGAATCCGACCGAAATCACATCCGTCCTCACCACCGAGCCGGTTGCCCTTCGGTACCCGACAGTCCTTCAGGGAAAGCTCGTAGGTTGCCAGGGCTTTTATTCCCATGTTCTTCTCTCGCTCCATTATCTCCAGGCCGGTAGCTGCCTTCTCCACCAGAAAACCCTGGGTGCAGTCGTTCTCGCTGGCATAAACCAGCAGGAGGTCGGCGTCGGCCGCCAGCGGGACATAGCATTTCTCCCCATTGAGAACGTAATCACCACCATTCAGCCTGGCCGTAGTCGATAGAGCGGCAGGGTCGAAATCAAAGCGAGGTTCTATCAGGGCCGCCGTAGCTGCCTTGAACCTGTCACCACAGAAACCGGGCAGATACTTGCTTTTTTGCTCATCGGTGCCCATCTCGACCAGCGGTATCGCTACCAATGATGGGCAGAGGATGTGCATCGCTATCGAGAGGTCGCCCCAGGCCAGTTCCTCGGCAATCAACGCTCCGGTGAGAGAAGACCGCGCCTCGCCAAGTCCCTGGAACTCTTCGGGGATGCTTGTGGAGATGAACCCGAACTCCCAGGCGGTGTCGATTACATCGGCCGGGATTATGCCGCTCTCATCGCACTCACGGTATACTCTTCGGAGGTGGTCGGTCGAGAACTCCTTCACCATATTGATAATCATCTGCTGCTCTTCACTTGGACTGAACGAGACCATCGCTACCTCCTTTTATCCTCCAGCAAGGCGTCTTTCGTCCGCCCGAAAGATAGCACACTGAGCACTATTTGGGTAACCCTATCCCCTGTATCCCCTTCCCCTTATTGAAGGGGAAGGATTTATATAAGAGGGGCTTCGCCCCTCTTTGATTCCCCTCTATTATCCTGTCTCGGAAATACCTTTAATATGTCCATTGAGCGCCAAAGAGCAAACCAAGAGAACTATCATAAGGATTCAGATTATCTGTCCCTTTGATACTTAATCAACTTATTTATAAGACGCCACACTAGCAGGGTGATGAAAAAGCCTTTCGACCAATCCTCGTGCGGCCCATCCGGCCCGCCTTCCCCTTCCTGTCCAGGAAGAGCCTTCCTACCGAGGAAGGGGGAAAAGATGATATCTGGGGGACCCCCCCAGACCCCTGCCATAAGGGGGCGCCCCTCAAGAAGGGGCGGAATCCCTCTTTACTCCCCTTATTTAGCAAATTGCCAGGGTACAGTGACCACATGGTGTCTTCCGTCCGCCCGAAAGATAGCACACTGAGCACTTTATAGCAAGATTATGTCTCTATCTCCATGCCCACGCTGAACGCCCTGGCGATAACCTCACCGAAGGCCTGGTACCGGGAGGGAGGACCGGGGATGAAGATGAATGGCCGGACTTTGTCAACGTCCGGTCGTCCGTCGGTCAGGCAGTCGTCCGATACATGGGTCTCTTCTATCTTGCCGACAATCAACCAGTGGCTACCCAGTTCCAGCATCTGTACCACCCGGCATTCCAGGTTGACCGGGCACTGTTCAATCATGGGTGCGCCCTCTACCTTGCCGTAGAAGATATCGAAGTTACAGGCATCCACCTTATCTACTTTCGCACCCGACCTTATACCGCAATAGTCCGCCTCTTTCACCAGTTCCACCGATGGGATATTCACCGAGAAGGCCATATTCTGCTTGATGCCACTCAGTGTATAACGGCTGGGCTGTAATGCCACGGAGACCATCGGGGGCTGGCTGCAAGCCACCCCGCACCAGGCAATTGCCAGGAAATTCGGTTTGCCATCAACATCCGCCCCCACGAGGGTCGTGGGCATCGGGTATATCAGGGTTGTTGCGCCTATCTTCGTCTTGCTCATATCATTCCTCCTGCTAATCGATATGTCCTCACAGGACCCACTATCTAATCCGACGGTTGGCGGTCTCTTTCACTTCAGGATTTGCCAGCGAACCTGGGCCAATCACCCTTCAGAGCATCTACCACTGCCCCCACGGTGCCCATAACCAGCGCCAGGAGCGAGTCCTCGGAGTAGAAGGCAGAATGGGCGGTAATTATCACATTCTCCAACTGGAGCAGGGGGTCATCCGGGTCCGGTGGTTCGGGGTCGGTAACATCGATACCTGCCCCGGCGATTACTCCCTCAGACAGAGCGTTGAAAAGGGTTTTTTCATCAACACTATCTCCGCGTGCGGTATTGATAAGGTAGGCAGTCGACTTCATCTTACTGAATTCCCCGGTGCCAAACATCTGTTTTGTTTCGCCAGTAACCGGACAGTGAATCGAGATATAATCAGACTCCCGCAACAATTGCTCAAAGTCAACCTTTGTAGCCCCCATTGCCTGAATCGCGTCCTCAGTCAGATAGGGGTCATAGCAGGGTGCTGAAAAACCCTTTCGACCAACCCCCGTGCGGCCCAGATGGGCCGCCTTCCCCTTCCTAGCCAGG
Above is a genomic segment from Dehalococcoidales bacterium containing:
- a CDS encoding proline/glycine betaine ABC transporter permease is translated as MQEETAKDVSTDASVTNRTFWQRLTGNGNGFKLSTPAKIGLYLGGFAVLMLVVVVLYQGVPAGQDPGAVIDYPKDWSYGWDVIKFIDRVVDWIIIEGDAFFSAINLIVLRGVLLPLEDFFMWLPWWSVIVITGVLAWRTSGARIGVMAAIFLAIMTIMGMLDRGSETLAITLTSTAICIIFGLPMGILAARSDRFDGLLRPILDMMQTMPSFVYLIPALMLFGLGSVPAVMATCIYAIPPVIRLTNLGIRQVDAQVVEAARSFGTTPSQLLTKVQVPMALPTILAGMNQTIMMALAMVVLASMIGAGGLGAEILLGIARLEVGRGVLAGISIVFMAIILDRITQGFASRPQTRRAT
- a CDS encoding glycine betaine ABC transporter substrate-binding protein, which encodes MHFINYRRTKWLMLLVAVAMTVTLFAGCTGEEEKPTLTLFDGSWGSLWLENAIAKIIIEEGYGYPCEVITVSSDVMNATHPKGDLLINMEQWPQNNPEWYQGNLADGTLLELGVVLEGGPQFWCIPQWVHEEYGIDTVLDMKDHWELFPDPEDSSKGMFINCKVGWNCERINVFKFEAYGLGEYYNIISPGTAGAEAAAMAGPQKKGDPVFGYYWAPTDLMGMFDWYILEEPAYDADVWAKIAAKMENPDLAALTEACAYESVPLTITVHKDLLDMAPDVVTMLRNFTVGLDRCNKSLAFQMENEIDEWETVAVWWMREYDSHWKSWVPTSAYTEIKAFLDDFGPVP
- a CDS encoding acyl-CoA dehydrogenase family protein, encoding MIEFELTPEEEATIAAAHKEAEELLRPIARYYDEHEHESPKDFIEQQWAQQRSGGGGMLGLGVGAALRIEETCWGDAGLMLVAPGSGLGGAAILMTGTQEQQQRFLKRYSEGEPKWGGMAMTESGCGSDTSAIQTTAVLDGDEWVLNGEKIFITGGQRAMDESDGLVVVWATVDKTAGRAGMKSFVVEAGTPGARIEKVENKLGIRASDTATLILDNCRIPYENILGSPEVRKVDSGQTAGFKRAMATFDATRPIIAAMALGVGRAALDFIKEALEKEGIQIRYGAPRHKLTAIERDIMDMEAGYKAAHMLMLRAVWMMSQFQANSLEASMAKAKAGLVVTRITQKAVEMMGPLGYSRKYLLEKWMRDGKINDIFEGTGQINMLIVARRVLDYTRDQLK
- a CDS encoding acyl-CoA dehydrogenase family protein, which translates into the protein MVSFSPSEEQQMIINMVKEFSTDHLRRVYRECDESGIIPADVIDTAWEFGFISTSIPEEFQGLGEARSSLTGALIAEELAWGDLSIAMHILCPSLVAIPLVEMGTDEQKSKYLPGFCGDRFKAATAALIEPRFDFDPAALSTTARLNGGDYVLNGEKCYVPLAADADLLLVYASENDCTQGFLVEKAATGLEIMEREKNMGIKALATYELSLKDCRVPKGNRLGGEDGCDFGRILNYSRVALSAMAVGVARGAFEYARDYAKERSAFGEPIASRQTIAFMLAEMAIEIDATRLMTWEATWKLDRGEDATKEASLLKSYADEMVLTVTDRAVQILGGHGYIRDHPVELWLRNGRGFATFNGMAIV
- a CDS encoding flavin reductase family protein yields the protein MSKTKIGATTLIYPMPTTLVGADVDGKPNFLAIAWCGVACSQPPMVSVALQPSRYTLSGIKQNMAFSVNIPSVELVKEADYCGIRSGAKVDKVDACNFDIFYGKVEGAPMIEQCPVNLECRVVQMLELGSHWLIVGKIEETHVSDDCLTDGRPDVDKVRPFIFIPGPPSRYQAFGEVIARAFSVGMEIET
- a CDS encoding NAD(P)-dependent oxidoreductase, which produces MSGVSGRHSYRMTLAESETRFCRCPPDTIISPFLARKGKAAHLGRTGVGRKGFSAPCYDPYLTEDAIQAMGATKVDFEQLLRESDYISIHCPVTGETKQMFGTGEFSKMKSTAYLINTARGDSVDEKTLFNALSEGVIAGAGIDVTDPEPPDPDDPLLQLENVIITAHSAFYSEDSLLALVMGTVGAVVDALKGDWPRFAGKS